The genome window CCCCTACTGATGTTTCCCCGTGCCGGGCCTCTGAACTGCGCGGACCCGTACTTCTGTTGTCTCCTTCCGGCGTACGGCGCAAACAGCCCGGGTATCACCAAACAGGCAGAAGACGGGACGTCAGCTGCCGTGGGTGAACGAGGAGTTGTGGACACATGACGTGTTGGTACGAGGGGCCCTTGGCGGCGTTCGACACGGAGACCACGGGTGTGGACGTCGAGACCGACCGGATCGTGTCGGCCGCCGTCGTCGTCCAGGACGCGCCCGGCACCCGCCCCCGGGTGACCCGGTGGCTGGTGAATCCGGGCGTGCCGGTGCCCGCCGGGGCGACGGCGGTGCACGGGCTGACGGACGAGCGGTTGCGGCGCGACGGCCGGTGGCCGGCGCCGGTGATGGAGGAGATAGCCAGGGCGCTGGCCGAGCAGGCGGTGCGCGGCCGTCCGCTGGTCGTGATGAACGCGCCGTTCGATCTGACCATGCTGGACCGTGAGTTGCGGCGGCATCGCGCCTCGTCGCTGGACCGCTGGTTCGAGGCGACGCCGTTGCGGGTCCTCGATCCGCGGGTCC of Streptomyces phaeolivaceus contains these proteins:
- a CDS encoding 3'-5' exonuclease, giving the protein MTCWYEGPLAAFDTETTGVDVETDRIVSAAVVVQDAPGTRPRVTRWLVNPGVPVPAGATAVHGLTDERLRRDGRWPAPVMEEIARALAEQAVRGRPLVVMNAPFDLTMLDRELRRHRASSLDRWFEATPLRVLDPRVLDKHLDRYRKGRRTLTDLCAHYEVVLEGAHDAGADAQAAMDVVRAVGRRFAPRLGRLSPAELHTLQAVWHAAQARGLQAWFARSGTEEAVDPAWPLRPDLPAAA